A section of the Cutibacterium granulosum genome encodes:
- a CDS encoding HIT family protein — protein MVEFAEDMVGVPDAFGRFWTPHRMVYIGGENKPKTSDAGKACPFCSSPQRDDAEALIIHRGATCYVIMNLYPYGPGHMLVCPYRHISGYIDATDEEVAEMAELTRTAIRVLTDVSHPQGFNIGMNQGAAGGAGIAAHLHQHVLPRWVGDTNFLPIVAGVRAVPQLLSDGRDLLADAWEKYA, from the coding sequence ATGGTGGAATTCGCCGAGGACATGGTGGGGGTTCCCGATGCCTTCGGCAGGTTCTGGACCCCGCACCGGATGGTCTACATCGGTGGGGAGAACAAGCCCAAGACCTCCGATGCCGGCAAGGCCTGCCCGTTCTGCTCCTCGCCGCAGCGTGACGATGCCGAAGCCCTCATCATCCATCGCGGTGCGACCTGCTACGTCATCATGAACCTCTACCCGTACGGTCCGGGGCACATGTTGGTGTGCCCGTATCGGCACATCTCCGGCTACATCGACGCCACCGACGAGGAGGTTGCCGAGATGGCCGAGCTCACGCGCACGGCCATCCGGGTGCTCACCGACGTGAGCCATCCGCAGGGATTCAACATCGGCATGAACCAGGGAGCTGCCGGGGGAGCGGGAATCGCCGCGCACCTGCACCAGCACGTCCTGCCTCGCTGGGTGGGTGACACGAACTTCCTGCCCATCGTGGCCGGTGTACGTGCCGTACCACAGTTGTTGTCCGACGGGCGCGATCTTCTTGCCGACGCCTGGGAGAAGTATGCTTGA
- the pgsA gene encoding phosphatidylinositol phosphate synthase, translated as MLERFRQGWQKVMRPLASGLLAMHVTPDMVTWIGTIGAVVMALVCLPQGWLWQGALLITLFIFSDSLDGNMARQLGRTSQWGSFLDSTLDRFGDGAVFAGIALYYAGPGHSTLWCGVALAALILSLVTSYVRAKAESLSMDAKMGIATRADRLLISLVAVEITGLARVGVLAHWFCWALPVGLCYLTVAGAITVGQRMTAVKRQSES; from the coding sequence ATGCTTGAGCGGTTCCGTCAGGGGTGGCAGAAGGTCATGCGACCACTGGCCTCCGGCCTGCTTGCCATGCACGTCACCCCCGACATGGTCACGTGGATCGGTACCATCGGTGCGGTCGTCATGGCACTGGTCTGCCTGCCGCAGGGGTGGCTGTGGCAGGGGGCCCTGCTCATCACACTCTTCATCTTCTCCGACTCCCTTGACGGCAACATGGCTCGTCAGCTCGGTCGTACCTCCCAGTGGGGTTCCTTCCTCGACTCCACCCTCGACCGGTTCGGGGACGGGGCGGTCTTTGCCGGGATCGCGCTGTACTACGCAGGTCCCGGCCACAGCACGCTGTGGTGCGGGGTGGCTCTGGCGGCGCTCATCCTCAGCTTGGTCACGTCATACGTGCGAGCCAAGGCGGAATCATTGTCCATGGACGCCAAGATGGGCATCGCCACCCGGGCGGATCGGCTGCTCATCAGCTTGGTTGCCGTGGAGATCACTGGACTGGCACGAGTCGGCGTCCTTGCGCACTGGTTCTGCTGGGCACTTCCGGTGGGGCTGTGCTACCTCACCGTTGCCGGCGCCATCACCGTGGGACAACGCATGACGGCCGTGAAACGGCAGTCGGAGTCATGA
- a CDS encoding glycosyltransferase family 4 protein, which translates to MRIGLVCPYNFSYPGGVQNHVLGLAGWLRSHGHIVHILGPGHPGRDRLEGFGLPTECFTSSGRTVAVTVNGSVARVGFGVRTAMRVRAWLDAHSFDVLHVHEPMTPSSSLLTLWNADCPLVATFHAATVDTPMIRAARKVAPSSIARIDDAIAVSAAAAATARRCWGVEPTIIGNGVDVSRIRRLSTSAAGTSHDPAGSPWRSGRPTVMFLGRFDESRKGFEHFAAAIDQVRHEFPRLDPVVVGPGVPPHGTGLRFTGPLPDAERDKMLGRADVYVAPNTGGESFGIVLVEALAAGADVVASDLPGFREVLTTRDGVLGALVPVGDADALAAAIGAALQRRARGLGAEQAGVRRARDFDWDVVAPQVVARYLRAIDVRHERSEHRSSWTKRLGWKT; encoded by the coding sequence TTGCGGATCGGTCTGGTCTGCCCCTACAACTTCTCCTACCCCGGGGGAGTGCAGAATCACGTTCTGGGGCTGGCCGGTTGGTTGCGCAGCCACGGCCACATCGTCCACATCCTGGGACCGGGACACCCTGGACGGGATCGTCTGGAGGGGTTCGGGCTCCCGACCGAGTGCTTCACCTCGTCGGGACGCACGGTTGCCGTCACGGTCAACGGGTCGGTGGCACGAGTGGGATTCGGTGTGAGGACCGCCATGCGTGTGCGTGCCTGGCTCGACGCGCACAGCTTCGACGTCCTGCACGTGCACGAGCCGATGACTCCGTCGAGCTCGCTGCTGACCTTGTGGAATGCCGATTGTCCTCTGGTGGCGACCTTTCACGCCGCAACCGTCGACACCCCGATGATTCGTGCTGCTCGCAAGGTGGCCCCGTCGTCCATCGCACGCATCGACGATGCCATCGCCGTCTCCGCAGCTGCTGCAGCCACCGCACGTCGGTGTTGGGGGGTGGAGCCCACCATCATCGGCAACGGGGTCGATGTGTCACGGATACGCCGCCTGTCCACCTCTGCTGCGGGCACGTCACACGATCCAGCTGGGTCACCGTGGCGCAGCGGACGCCCCACCGTCATGTTTCTGGGGCGCTTCGACGAGTCACGCAAGGGATTCGAACATTTCGCGGCCGCCATCGACCAGGTTCGTCATGAGTTTCCTCGTCTCGACCCCGTTGTCGTGGGGCCGGGGGTGCCTCCGCATGGCACCGGTCTACGGTTCACCGGCCCACTTCCCGATGCAGAACGTGACAAGATGCTTGGCAGGGCCGATGTCTACGTCGCCCCCAACACCGGGGGCGAGTCGTTCGGGATCGTTCTCGTGGAGGCCCTGGCAGCTGGGGCCGACGTGGTGGCCAGTGATCTGCCCGGGTTCCGTGAGGTGCTCACCACTCGCGACGGCGTTCTCGGAGCCCTGGTGCCGGTGGGAGACGCCGATGCCCTGGCCGCAGCGATTGGTGCCGCGTTGCAGCGACGTGCCCGTGGGCTTGGTGCGGAGCAGGCAGGGGTGCGACGGGCCCGGGACTTCGACTGGGACGTCGTGGCACCTCAGGTCGTTGCGCGGTATCTGCGTGCCATCGACGTGCGACACGAACGTTCCGAACACAGATCCAGCTGGACAAAGCGCTTAGGGTGGAAGACGTGA
- a CDS encoding CDP-alcohol phosphatidyltransferase family protein, with protein sequence MEDVTDEIEQTGATYDTDAFWTVPNVLSVIRLLGVPLFIWLIVGPRADVWAVVVLAIAGLTDLLDGKIARRWHQVSRVGQMLDPIADRLYIFAIVVALLVRGVVPLWIVVALAARDLMLLCLVPSLHSRGFTSLPVHFVGKAATFCLLYSFPLVLLGHMGGGWTIARIIGWAFALWGTGLYWWAGILYVRQAIHLVQTLPPLSSQQPASTSGSTPVHRK encoded by the coding sequence GTGGAAGACGTGACCGACGAGATCGAACAGACTGGTGCGACCTACGACACGGACGCCTTCTGGACGGTCCCCAACGTGCTCTCAGTGATCCGACTACTGGGGGTACCGCTGTTCATCTGGCTCATCGTGGGGCCACGAGCAGACGTCTGGGCAGTGGTCGTGCTGGCAATTGCCGGGCTCACCGATCTGCTTGACGGCAAGATCGCCCGCCGGTGGCATCAGGTGTCGCGGGTGGGGCAGATGCTCGACCCCATTGCGGATCGCCTCTACATCTTCGCCATCGTCGTCGCCCTGCTGGTGCGTGGCGTGGTGCCGCTGTGGATCGTCGTCGCCCTGGCAGCTCGTGACCTCATGCTGCTGTGTCTGGTGCCAAGCCTGCACAGCCGTGGATTCACCTCGCTGCCGGTGCACTTCGTCGGCAAGGCAGCCACGTTCTGCCTGCTGTACTCCTTCCCCCTGGTGCTGCTCGGCCACATGGGAGGTGGGTGGACGATTGCCCGGATCATCGGCTGGGCCTTCGCCCTGTGGGGCACCGGGCTGTACTGGTGGGCTGGAATCCTCTACGTCCGTCAAGCCATTCACCTGGTTCAGACCCTGCCACCGCTGAGCTCGCAACAACCTGCGTCCACGTCCGGATCCACCCCGGTGCACAGGAAGTGA
- a CDS encoding DUF881 domain-containing protein, producing the protein MTDEEDQVPIDPTSGRRADWTMDLLREIREQAVDPSYAAVTQAETRAAQAERRHDQDDHGKPAPHTQENGSTVSGPAALDRRRRRRLHVGTIAVLLIAGLGLGTAWRTTALQQPVTAAERGDLVRRVEAAQAHQADQQRQISELEGEVHRMRVRAGTWSAAADHQSKQADAAAVSRVSGPGVKITVDDSKASSEEGRLTDTDLRRVVNGLWGSGAEAIAINDRRLSSKTAIRTAGSAITVNYASISAPYVIKVIGPAQTLPGQFAQTDGGTILQYHSDNFRVRYQMETLDAVTLPESHNVSVSYSEPR; encoded by the coding sequence ATGACGGATGAGGAGGATCAGGTACCCATCGACCCCACATCGGGTCGGCGTGCGGACTGGACGATGGATCTGCTGCGTGAGATTCGCGAGCAGGCCGTCGATCCCAGCTATGCCGCTGTGACGCAGGCCGAGACACGAGCAGCCCAGGCCGAGCGACGACACGACCAGGACGACCATGGGAAGCCCGCCCCCCACACTCAGGAGAACGGATCCACCGTCTCCGGCCCGGCCGCTCTTGATCGCAGACGTCGCCGCCGTCTGCACGTGGGAACCATCGCAGTACTGCTCATTGCCGGACTGGGGTTGGGCACGGCATGGCGCACCACGGCCCTGCAGCAGCCGGTCACGGCGGCGGAACGTGGCGATCTGGTGAGACGGGTGGAGGCGGCACAGGCTCATCAGGCCGATCAGCAACGTCAGATCTCCGAGCTGGAGGGTGAGGTGCATCGCATGAGGGTCCGGGCGGGTACGTGGTCTGCTGCTGCCGATCACCAGTCCAAGCAGGCCGATGCGGCGGCGGTCAGCAGGGTGAGCGGTCCCGGGGTGAAGATCACGGTGGATGACTCCAAGGCCTCGTCGGAGGAGGGGAGACTCACCGACACCGATCTGCGACGGGTGGTCAATGGCTTGTGGGGCAGTGGGGCGGAGGCCATCGCCATCAACGACCGCCGTCTGTCGAGCAAGACAGCCATCCGCACCGCTGGATCGGCGATCACCGTCAACTACGCGTCGATCTCGGCTCCCTACGTCATCAAGGTCATTGGTCCGGCGCAGACCCTGCCGGGCCAGTTCGCCCAGACCGATGGTGGAACCATCCTGCAGTACCATTCCGACAATTTCCGGGTTCGTTACCAGATGGAGACGCTCGACGCGGTGACTCTTCCCGAATCGCACAATGTGTCCGTGTCCTACAGTGAACCGCGGTAG
- a CDS encoding small basic family protein yields MLAILGLVVGVILGLVLHPDLSPALQPYLPIMIVAAMDALFGALRAYLAHTFSDRVFIISFISNVLIAGLIVWVGDLIGVGSQLSTAVVVVLGIRIFTNAAAIRREVFHA; encoded by the coding sequence ATGCTCGCAATTCTAGGACTGGTTGTGGGCGTGATTCTTGGCCTGGTGCTCCATCCAGATCTGTCCCCGGCCTTGCAGCCGTACCTGCCCATCATGATCGTCGCCGCCATGGACGCACTGTTCGGCGCGTTGCGCGCCTACCTGGCCCACACGTTCTCCGATCGGGTGTTCATCATCTCGTTCATCTCCAACGTGCTCATTGCCGGACTCATCGTGTGGGTGGGTGACCTCATCGGGGTGGGTTCGCAACTGTCGACCGCGGTGGTCGTCGTACTGGGAATCCGGATCTTCACCAATGCGGCAGCCATTCGACGGGAGGTGTTCCATGCCTGA
- a CDS encoding DUF881 domain-containing protein produces the protein MPEPHRHHISWQQLRHDLARPAKGQIAVALILCLFSMVLVTQVRHRSAQDEYAAMSRSDLITVLDRLSTSSRQLDSEIADLRETKRQLQSGADSHKIAEKQATEEQHRLQVMSGTTPVSGPGVTITIHDPRDKVTSDLLLNAVEELRDAGAEAIAVNSDIRVVANTWFGRDANGLVVSGKKVKRPMTLTVLGEPHALTEGAKFRGGLVSQVESAQVGGSVSITPSDSLTISAVVKPTPMSFATPVR, from the coding sequence ATGCCTGAGCCGCACCGGCACCACATCTCCTGGCAACAGCTGCGTCACGATCTGGCCCGGCCGGCGAAGGGACAGATCGCCGTGGCCCTCATCCTGTGCCTGTTCTCCATGGTGCTCGTCACGCAGGTGCGCCATCGTAGTGCCCAGGACGAGTATGCCGCGATGAGCAGGTCTGACCTCATCACGGTGCTGGATCGACTGTCCACCTCCTCGCGGCAGCTTGACTCCGAAATCGCCGATCTGCGCGAGACCAAACGTCAGCTGCAGTCGGGCGCGGACTCCCACAAGATTGCCGAGAAACAGGCCACCGAGGAACAGCACCGGTTGCAGGTGATGTCCGGTACGACCCCGGTGAGTGGTCCCGGGGTGACGATCACCATTCATGATCCGCGTGACAAGGTCACCTCCGACCTGCTCCTCAACGCCGTCGAGGAGCTGCGGGATGCCGGCGCCGAGGCCATTGCCGTCAACTCGGACATTCGAGTGGTGGCCAACACATGGTTTGGCCGGGACGCCAATGGGCTCGTCGTGTCGGGGAAAAAGGTGAAACGCCCCATGACCCTCACCGTGCTCGGTGAACCACACGCACTCACCGAGGGCGCGAAGTTTCGTGGTGGACTGGTGTCCCAGGTGGAATCTGCGCAGGTCGGTGGTTCGGTGAGCATCACGCCGTCGGATTCGCTGACCATTTCTGCCGTTGTGAAGCCGACACCAATGTCTTTTGCCACTCCAGTACGGTAG
- a CDS encoding FHA domain-containing protein, translated as MSEHDKSMSNVCPVCQHDNSVDANFCSRCGHRLGVPAEVGGDATGVIPMIGDEVSADNQELPSDVVDAIAALPEGNAMLVVERGPNLGARFLLDHDVTTAGRSTHSDIFLNDITVSRHHVKFIRRDGKVFVEDQSSLNGTYVNRTLVDGTAALRDGDEVQIGKFRMIFHTGGHGRL; from the coding sequence ATGAGCGAGCATGACAAGTCCATGTCGAATGTGTGTCCGGTGTGCCAACACGACAACAGCGTCGACGCCAACTTCTGCTCCCGGTGTGGCCATCGGCTCGGTGTGCCCGCCGAGGTGGGTGGTGACGCCACTGGCGTCATCCCGATGATCGGCGACGAGGTCAGTGCGGACAATCAGGAACTGCCTTCCGACGTCGTGGATGCCATTGCCGCCCTGCCCGAGGGCAATGCCATGCTCGTCGTCGAACGCGGCCCCAACCTGGGCGCCCGATTCCTCCTGGATCACGACGTGACGACGGCTGGGCGATCCACCCATTCCGACATCTTCCTCAACGACATCACCGTCTCCCGACATCACGTGAAATTCATCCGTCGGGACGGCAAGGTCTTCGTCGAGGACCAGAGCAGCCTCAACGGCACCTACGTCAATCGCACGCTCGTCGATGGCACGGCTGCCTTGCGAGACGGCGACGAGGTGCAGATCGGGAAGTTCCGGATGATCTTCCACACTGGCGGGCATGGGCGTCTGTAA
- a CDS encoding MerR family transcriptional regulator, producing MVEKVRTIGQVMRLLTPEYPDLSISKIRYLESEGLLSPERAPSGYRKYSEDDIQRLRYILTCQRDRFLPLKVIRENLELIDRGKQPPSPSSSVPTPLEGSTAPNVKIERPKGPVQLTRRQLIRASGITEAFLLELERHQLVRPKRGQSWYGQEALVVCVAARRLSAYGMDSRHLRAVRQAAEQEAGLIEQSLIPLARQPKKSSKAASEVTQLMMHAHTAMVYDLLEYWSAQ from the coding sequence ATGGTCGAGAAGGTCCGGACCATCGGGCAGGTCATGCGCCTGCTCACCCCGGAGTATCCTGACCTGTCGATCTCCAAGATCCGATATCTGGAGTCGGAGGGGTTGCTCAGCCCGGAACGTGCGCCGTCGGGATATCGCAAATACTCCGAGGATGACATTCAACGGTTGCGTTACATCCTCACCTGCCAACGTGACCGATTCCTCCCACTCAAGGTGATCCGGGAGAATCTCGAGCTCATCGACCGCGGCAAGCAGCCACCCAGTCCCTCGTCGAGCGTGCCGACCCCGTTGGAGGGCAGCACAGCTCCTAATGTGAAGATCGAACGCCCCAAGGGTCCGGTGCAGTTGACTCGACGCCAGCTCATCCGTGCCAGTGGGATCACCGAGGCCTTCCTGCTGGAGCTGGAGCGTCATCAACTCGTACGCCCCAAACGTGGTCAGAGCTGGTACGGCCAGGAGGCCTTGGTGGTGTGCGTGGCTGCACGTCGACTCAGCGCCTATGGAATGGACAGCCGTCACCTGCGTGCCGTTCGACAGGCTGCCGAACAGGAAGCCGGGCTCATCGAGCAGAGCCTCATCCCACTGGCCCGGCAACCCAAGAAGTCGTCAAAGGCTGCCTCAGAGGTCACCCAACTCATGATGCACGCGCACACGGCAATGGTCTACGACCTTCTGGAGTACTGGTCGGCACAGTGA
- a CDS encoding bifunctional nuclease family protein: MVSLLIEGIRLDEVSNTPILLLREEGGSRCLPIWIGAVEAGAIAQGLDETQPDRPLTHDLMARVLLHMVDDPPAFTITGIDEGVWLAQMQIGDTVFDARPSDLVALSQRIGVQLQCPEELIDEVGIILDADPQDEVEEFRQFLDQVSPDDFDD; encoded by the coding sequence ATGGTGAGCCTGCTGATAGAGGGGATTCGGCTGGACGAGGTGTCGAACACACCAATCCTGTTGCTCCGGGAGGAGGGAGGATCGCGGTGCCTACCGATCTGGATCGGTGCCGTGGAGGCCGGAGCCATAGCGCAGGGACTTGATGAGACACAGCCTGACAGACCACTCACCCATGACCTCATGGCACGTGTGCTGCTGCACATGGTCGACGATCCACCGGCATTCACCATCACCGGAATCGATGAGGGAGTGTGGCTCGCACAGATGCAGATCGGCGACACCGTTTTCGACGCCCGACCATCCGATCTGGTGGCCTTGTCACAGCGCATCGGGGTGCAGCTTCAGTGCCCCGAGGAGCTCATCGACGAGGTGGGGATCATCCTGGATGCCGATCCCCAGGACGAGGTCGAGGAGTTTCGGCAGTTCCTCGACCAGGTCTCCCCGGACGATTTCGACGACTGA
- a CDS encoding MerR family transcriptional regulator produces MSASESCEPAPRRTQDVLFAGDFSPVPEGIGFRGPVASGAAGITYRQLDYWARTGLVRPEIRSARGSGSQRLYSFRDILMLKVIKRLLDAGVSLQQIRIAIDHLRSNGVEDLTEVTLMSDGVSVYECTSDSEVLDLLQGGQGIFAISLGGVWRDVQGSLSQLPVERVGGECPDHVVDELAQRRKARRVS; encoded by the coding sequence ATGAGCGCTTCTGAATCGTGTGAGCCAGCTCCCCGGCGCACCCAGGACGTGCTCTTCGCTGGTGACTTCTCACCAGTGCCCGAGGGGATCGGGTTCCGTGGCCCGGTGGCCTCCGGAGCTGCTGGGATCACCTACCGTCAGCTGGATTACTGGGCTCGTACTGGCCTGGTACGTCCGGAGATCAGGAGCGCGCGCGGATCGGGGTCCCAGCGTCTCTACTCGTTCCGCGACATTCTCATGCTCAAGGTCATCAAACGTCTGCTCGATGCGGGAGTGTCCCTGCAGCAGATTCGGATTGCCATCGATCATCTGCGTTCCAACGGAGTGGAGGATCTCACCGAGGTCACCCTCATGAGTGACGGCGTGTCGGTCTACGAATGCACCAGTGACAGTGAGGTTCTTGACCTGCTGCAGGGCGGACAGGGCATCTTCGCCATCTCCCTGGGAGGAGTGTGGCGGGACGTGCAGGGCAGTCTTTCCCAGCTCCCCGTCGAGCGGGTCGGCGGCGAGTGCCCCGATCACGTCGTTGACGAGTTGGCACAGCGCCGCAAGGCGCGCCGAGTCTCCTGA
- a CDS encoding YihY/virulence factor BrkB family protein produces MNLTKIQATPWVAHVLRAITRFNRRMGNHIAASITYFTVLSMIPVIALAFSILSLLLTHTRPDLLDAVKKAIEQTLAPGGGDLSVSEIIDTSLATTGSGWTLAVTMITALWAGTGWIGNLRRGVRAEWEPDFDMVNDNRGFFWSKLEDALTFFGLLITLGLTIATSQFGSLAAEWIAGVTHLGSIRGHEVFMILAAIVASTIAGWILFMFLFTALPKGRRNWPAIMRGSLVAGFLFGLLQIGAGYLVKAFSSNRAVQAFGSVIIIMLVFNLMARLILLISAWTATSNQPAVAWEWNDCDQPLVGDPEVWTVPGHWDAAFISRAQKQQEKRLREEAKQRGEKPEPTSSAVTRSALHSDVRMVAGESGLASTVRVTIGTAPRPQMNQLRSAAQQIMVAPNVVMRTQANDAIWFAELPRYDITLHGAARKQTTHEGKAKKVGGVLGAGAAAASAIMSIFNR; encoded by the coding sequence GTGAACCTAACCAAGATCCAGGCCACTCCATGGGTGGCACATGTGCTGCGTGCCATCACCAGGTTCAACCGGCGGATGGGCAATCACATCGCTGCCTCCATCACGTACTTCACGGTTCTGTCCATGATTCCGGTCATTGCCCTGGCCTTCTCCATCCTCTCCCTCCTGCTCACCCACACCCGTCCCGATCTGCTCGATGCGGTCAAGAAGGCGATCGAACAGACCTTGGCACCTGGTGGGGGAGACCTCTCGGTGTCCGAGATCATCGACACCTCGCTGGCCACCACAGGTTCTGGGTGGACGCTTGCCGTGACGATGATCACTGCGTTGTGGGCCGGAACAGGATGGATCGGCAACCTGCGCCGCGGAGTGCGCGCCGAGTGGGAACCCGATTTCGACATGGTCAACGACAATCGCGGGTTCTTTTGGTCGAAGCTGGAGGATGCGCTGACCTTCTTCGGGCTGCTCATCACCCTTGGCCTCACGATTGCCACCTCACAGTTCGGTTCATTGGCTGCCGAATGGATCGCCGGAGTGACCCATCTCGGATCGATCAGGGGCCATGAGGTGTTCATGATCCTGGCGGCGATCGTCGCCTCGACGATCGCCGGCTGGATCCTCTTCATGTTCCTCTTCACGGCGCTGCCCAAGGGCAGACGCAACTGGCCGGCGATCATGCGCGGCTCCCTGGTGGCTGGTTTTCTCTTCGGCCTGCTCCAGATCGGCGCTGGGTACCTGGTCAAGGCCTTCTCCTCCAACCGTGCCGTGCAGGCCTTCGGATCAGTCATCATCATCATGTTGGTCTTCAATCTCATGGCACGGCTCATCCTGCTCATCTCGGCGTGGACGGCGACGTCCAATCAGCCAGCCGTGGCATGGGAGTGGAATGACTGTGACCAGCCTCTGGTGGGCGATCCGGAGGTGTGGACGGTCCCGGGCCACTGGGACGCAGCATTCATCAGTCGCGCCCAGAAACAGCAGGAGAAGCGACTGCGTGAGGAGGCCAAGCAGAGGGGGGAGAAGCCTGAGCCAACCTCCTCGGCGGTCACCCGATCCGCCCTGCACTCCGACGTACGCATGGTCGCCGGTGAATCAGGACTGGCGTCGACCGTGCGTGTGACGATTGGTACGGCGCCACGACCGCAGATGAATCAGCTCCGTAGCGCGGCGCAGCAGATCATGGTGGCCCCCAACGTCGTCATGCGAACGCAGGCGAACGACGCCATCTGGTTCGCCGAGCTGCCTCGCTACGACATCACACTTCATGGTGCTGCACGCAAACAGACCACACACGAGGGCAAGGCCAAGAAGGTCGGGGGAGTGCTCGGTGCAGGTGCTGCTGCGGCGTCGGCCATCATGAGCATCTTCAATCGGTGA
- a CDS encoding pyrophosphate--fructose-6-phosphate 1-phosphotransferase, whose product MTKVKKVALLTAGGFAPCLSTAIAGLIEEYTQVAPEAEIIAYRHGYEGLLKGDYLTITEEVRRNADILTRFGGSPIGSSRVKLTNTADLVDRGLVDEGDDPLKVASERLIADGVDVLHTIGGDDTNTTAADLAAYLADNDHGLTVVGLPKTIDNDVVPIKQSLGAWTAAEQGSRFAQNIVGEHNSGSRMLIIHEIMGRNCGWLAAATAAEYHAWVGEQQWLPEIGLSKEAWDVHAVYVPESPLDLDAEAERLGTIMDEVGNVTIFLSEGAGLEAVVGEMERHGEEVPRDPFGHVKMDEINPGTWFAKQFAAKLDARKVMVQKSGYFSRSAASNQADIDLIFQCTKLAVECALSGRSGVIGQDEENGDELTSIAFDRIKGGKPFDTSTEWFTTLLSEIGQA is encoded by the coding sequence ATGACCAAGGTCAAGAAGGTCGCCCTGCTCACTGCGGGTGGTTTCGCCCCCTGTCTGTCAACAGCCATCGCCGGACTCATCGAGGAATACACCCAGGTGGCCCCCGAGGCGGAGATCATCGCCTACCGTCACGGCTATGAGGGGCTCCTCAAGGGTGACTACCTGACCATCACCGAGGAGGTGCGTCGCAACGCCGACATCCTCACCCGGTTCGGCGGCTCCCCCATCGGAAGCTCGCGCGTCAAACTCACCAACACCGCCGATCTCGTCGACCGTGGTCTGGTCGACGAGGGGGACGATCCGCTCAAGGTGGCCTCCGAGCGCCTCATCGCCGACGGGGTGGACGTACTGCACACCATTGGCGGCGACGACACCAACACCACTGCCGCAGATCTTGCCGCATACCTCGCCGACAACGACCACGGGCTGACCGTTGTCGGACTTCCCAAGACGATCGACAACGACGTCGTACCGATCAAACAGTCCTTGGGCGCATGGACCGCCGCCGAGCAGGGATCCAGGTTTGCACAGAACATCGTCGGTGAGCACAACTCCGGCTCGCGAATGCTCATCATTCACGAGATCATGGGCCGCAACTGTGGTTGGCTCGCCGCGGCAACGGCTGCCGAGTACCACGCCTGGGTCGGTGAACAGCAGTGGCTCCCCGAGATCGGGCTGAGCAAGGAGGCTTGGGACGTCCACGCGGTGTACGTCCCGGAATCCCCACTCGACCTGGATGCCGAGGCCGAACGACTGGGCACGATCATGGACGAGGTCGGCAATGTGACGATCTTCCTGTCCGAAGGTGCCGGTCTGGAAGCCGTCGTCGGCGAAATGGAACGCCATGGCGAGGAGGTGCCACGCGACCCGTTCGGCCACGTCAAGATGGACGAGATCAATCCGGGCACCTGGTTCGCCAAGCAGTTCGCCGCCAAACTTGATGCCCGCAAGGTCATGGTGCAGAAGTCCGGGTACTTCTCCCGTTCGGCTGCGTCGAACCAGGCAGACATCGATCTCATCTTCCAGTGCACCAAGCTCGCCGTCGAGTGTGCCCTGAGCGGCCGGTCCGGCGTCATCGGCCAGGATGAGGAGAATGGCGACGAGCTCACCAGCATTGCCTTCGACCGGATCAAGGGTGGAAAACCCTTTGACACGAGCACCGAGTGGTTCACCACACTGTTGAGCGAGATCGGCCAGGCCTGA